In Halobacteriovorax sp. DA5, a genomic segment contains:
- the fliG gene encoding flagellar motor switch protein FliG produces the protein MADQSLDPDVEYSLLSGQDKAALLLSSLGVSTTQLIFAHMRDNDVKRLINAMSNVKKAPIWMIKRVLEEFYSELNEENDLLFSDNSSRDFIVNALGEDRAKQLLGQIIDVGANQTLESLELVDTRTLANFLINEHPQTIALIIAHLSAERKVDVLRRLPEGLQAEVVLRVANLDFVSPELIAQLDDVLKTELSTLGTIDTNQLGGVEPIADMLNLMDKNSEKNIMGRVEEKDPELAEEIRKLMFVFEDLVYVDDRGIQALLKEVDQQKLVIALKTAPEEIKAKLFRNMSNRAATLLQEDLDALGPTKLSDVEKAQAEIVHKCKELEQQGKAFISRGGDGDALV, from the coding sequence GTGGCCGATCAATCATTAGACCCAGATGTAGAATACTCGCTACTATCAGGACAGGACAAAGCAGCACTTCTGCTTAGTTCTCTTGGTGTGAGTACGACGCAACTTATATTCGCACATATGCGCGATAACGACGTAAAACGTCTTATCAATGCGATGTCTAATGTTAAGAAGGCGCCAATTTGGATGATCAAGCGTGTTTTAGAGGAGTTCTACTCTGAACTAAACGAAGAAAATGATCTACTTTTCTCTGATAACTCATCTCGTGACTTTATTGTTAATGCTCTTGGTGAAGATCGTGCTAAGCAACTTCTTGGTCAAATCATTGATGTTGGTGCCAATCAGACACTAGAATCACTGGAGCTAGTTGATACTAGAACACTTGCTAACTTCCTAATTAATGAGCACCCACAAACAATTGCGCTTATTATTGCTCACTTATCAGCAGAGCGTAAGGTTGATGTCCTAAGACGTCTTCCTGAGGGACTTCAGGCCGAAGTTGTATTAAGGGTAGCAAACCTTGACTTCGTTTCTCCTGAACTTATTGCACAACTTGATGATGTTCTTAAGACTGAACTTTCTACACTTGGAACAATTGATACAAATCAACTTGGTGGTGTTGAACCTATCGCAGATATGCTTAACCTTATGGATAAGAATTCTGAGAAGAATATTATGGGACGAGTTGAGGAAAAAGACCCAGAACTTGCAGAAGAAATTCGTAAGCTTATGTTTGTTTTCGAAGACCTTGTCTATGTTGATGATCGTGGTATTCAAGCACTTCTTAAAGAAGTTGATCAGCAAAAACTTGTTATTGCTCTTAAAACGGCACCTGAAGAAATTAAAGCGAAGCTGTTTAGAAATATGTCTAACCGTGCAGCAACTCTTCTACAGGAAGATTTGGATGCTCTTGGGCCGACAAAACTTTCTGATGTTGAAAAAGCTCAAGCAGAGATCGTTCACAAATGTAAAGAACTTGAACAACAAGGTAAGGCGTTTATCTCACGTGGTGGAGATGGCGATGCCCTTGTATAA
- a CDS encoding FliH/SctL family protein: MTREVKEYEFHSFSQKPLNSSVEDFEFQDFEGMSIREIEEKQKIIRVERQMAKDTGFDLNPIVHEHRGVRAQEEDDFARAVQEEVARQVEAVKEDAYREGLELGREQGREEVKVELAGAAEEKILLLNDMVSEVLSTQVGLLSAQKMQTYTLLRTIAKWIVLKELKDDGEYIIRLLEKLIVEAQTKENLLIRVNEKHFEQMPEVLEVVQAKLGELTNTRVEIDFDIEAPGIVVESQNGIVNGSLKTQLDSLDKLFEAVGLASSEDDSDESQ, encoded by the coding sequence ATGACTCGTGAAGTAAAAGAATATGAATTTCACTCTTTCTCTCAAAAACCTCTGAACTCTAGTGTTGAGGATTTTGAGTTTCAAGATTTCGAAGGAATGTCGATTCGTGAAATCGAAGAGAAGCAAAAGATTATTCGCGTTGAAAGACAAATGGCCAAAGATACTGGTTTTGACTTAAATCCAATTGTTCACGAGCATAGAGGTGTGCGAGCACAGGAAGAAGATGATTTTGCTAGGGCCGTACAAGAAGAAGTGGCCCGTCAAGTTGAAGCTGTTAAAGAGGACGCTTATCGTGAAGGGTTAGAGCTTGGACGAGAGCAAGGACGTGAAGAAGTTAAGGTTGAACTTGCTGGAGCAGCGGAAGAGAAGATTCTTCTTTTAAACGATATGGTTTCAGAAGTTCTTAGTACTCAAGTAGGACTTCTTTCTGCACAGAAAATGCAAACATATACACTACTTAGAACAATCGCAAAGTGGATTGTTTTAAAAGAGCTTAAAGATGATGGGGAATATATTATTCGTCTTCTCGAAAAGCTTATTGTCGAAGCACAAACAAAAGAAAACCTTCTTATTAGAGTCAATGAAAAGCATTTCGAACAAATGCCAGAGGTTTTAGAAGTTGTTCAAGCAAAACTTGGAGAGCTTACTAACACTCGTGTCGAAATTGACTTTGATATCGAGGCACCTGGTATTGTCGTTGAATCTCAAAACGGTATTGTCAATGGTAGCTTAAAGACTCAACTTGATAGTCTAGATAAGTTATTTGAAGCAGTAGGCTTAGCAAGTTCAGAGGACGACTCGGATGAATCACAATAA
- a CDS encoding FliI/YscN family ATPase, which yields MNHNNFSTLDLEAIHKAYEYATPYQKVGKVCASKGMLYEVNLSRAVIGSNVEFVTEFGDRCLGEVVSIDGPKCLTMPYSEIAGINSETKVYLKELVTKVNVGEQYLGRVIDFQGNPIDGKGPIKRSNEVRSIFGESINPLERPPICEMLDTGVNAINAFMTAGKGQRLAIMAGSGVGKSVTLGMVAQKSSADVNIIALIGERGREVREFIEHDLGEEGLKKSIVVVATSDTSALIRMKAAYVATTFAEYFRDQNQDVLLMMDSITRFAMASREISLSAGDPPGQKGYTPTVFAQLPKLMERAGTKAEAGTITGIYTVLVEGGDMDEPIADAVRGISDGHIILSRALASKNQFPAIDVLQSLSRVMNKVVSSEHRVVAGHMRDLMSAYRDNEDLINVGAYSKGSNPKVDKAMIIIDQLNDLLKQMQGEDHYQSIDELYDSMVGLAKYAEEAYNSYEE from the coding sequence ATGAATCACAATAATTTTTCAACATTAGACCTTGAAGCAATTCATAAGGCATATGAATACGCAACTCCTTACCAAAAAGTAGGGAAGGTTTGTGCATCAAAGGGTATGCTTTATGAAGTAAACCTATCACGTGCCGTTATTGGTTCAAACGTCGAGTTTGTTACTGAATTTGGTGATCGTTGTCTTGGAGAGGTCGTTTCAATCGATGGCCCAAAATGTTTAACAATGCCTTATTCTGAAATCGCAGGGATTAACTCAGAAACAAAAGTATACTTAAAAGAGCTTGTTACAAAGGTTAACGTTGGAGAGCAATATCTAGGTCGTGTTATCGACTTCCAAGGAAACCCAATCGATGGAAAGGGCCCGATTAAAAGATCTAATGAAGTGAGATCTATTTTTGGTGAGTCTATTAATCCATTAGAGCGTCCACCAATTTGTGAAATGCTAGATACTGGTGTTAATGCAATTAATGCTTTTATGACAGCTGGAAAAGGACAACGTTTAGCTATTATGGCCGGTTCTGGTGTTGGTAAGTCAGTAACACTTGGTATGGTTGCGCAAAAGTCATCAGCTGATGTTAATATTATCGCTCTAATTGGAGAGCGTGGCCGTGAGGTTCGTGAATTTATCGAACATGACTTAGGTGAAGAAGGTTTAAAGAAATCAATCGTTGTAGTTGCAACTTCTGATACTTCTGCACTTATTCGTATGAAGGCCGCTTATGTTGCTACAACATTTGCAGAATATTTTAGAGATCAAAATCAAGATGTTCTCTTAATGATGGATTCGATTACACGTTTTGCTATGGCCTCACGTGAAATTTCTTTAAGTGCTGGAGATCCTCCAGGTCAAAAGGGTTACACTCCAACTGTATTTGCACAGCTTCCAAAATTAATGGAGCGCGCGGGAACAAAAGCTGAGGCTGGTACCATTACTGGGATCTATACTGTTCTTGTAGAAGGGGGAGATATGGATGAACCGATTGCAGATGCCGTAAGGGGGATCAGTGATGGACACATTATTTTATCTCGTGCTCTTGCATCAAAAAATCAATTCCCTGCAATTGATGTTTTACAGTCATTATCAAGGGTAATGAATAAAGTTGTTTCTAGCGAACATAGAGTAGTCGCAGGACATATGCGAGATCTTATGTCAGCTTATCGAGATAACGAAGATCTAATTAACGTTGGAGCTTATTCAAAAGGTTCAAACCCTAAGGTTGATAAGGCGATGATTATCATTGATCAACTAAATGATCTACTAAAACAAATGCAAGGTGAGGACCATTATCAATCAATTGATGAACTATATGATTCGATGGTTGGACTCGCAAAGTATGCAGAAGAGGCTTATAACTCATATGAGGAGTAA
- a CDS encoding flagellar hook assembly protein FlgD, translating to MPEIGKPQQRNSFSQIGMGPRQTKGNSRGESVGEQLNRIAGNDIVDQKFVDEKEHNKMGQDGFLKLLSHQLTNQDPMKPMDQKQLSADLAQFSQLEQMTNMNAKLDKMGKNDPQELKFFGASFLGKEILTKGASVSYDGQSYKKDVPFFLDKEAKNVMVNIYDKNRQLIGKVEAENLGRGQHTLAWNGRQLDNTRAAKGDYTLEVWAFDKDMNKFKGETKSTGVVNGVDFENGETIFTLENGKKVFLRDVDSFKLASNTGSEVNDKNIAALQKRAAQNYNNINNSANQ from the coding sequence ATGCCAGAAATTGGAAAACCACAACAGAGAAATTCATTTTCACAAATCGGTATGGGCCCACGTCAAACGAAGGGCAATAGTCGAGGTGAATCGGTTGGTGAGCAACTAAACCGTATTGCTGGTAATGATATTGTTGATCAAAAGTTTGTTGATGAAAAAGAGCACAATAAAATGGGCCAAGATGGTTTCTTAAAGCTTCTTTCTCACCAGCTTACAAATCAAGATCCAATGAAGCCGATGGATCAAAAACAGCTATCTGCTGACCTTGCACAATTCTCTCAATTAGAGCAGATGACAAATATGAATGCTAAGCTCGATAAAATGGGTAAGAATGACCCTCAAGAGCTCAAGTTTTTCGGTGCTAGTTTCTTAGGAAAAGAAATTTTAACGAAAGGTGCCTCAGTTAGTTATGATGGCCAATCGTATAAAAAAGATGTTCCATTTTTCTTAGATAAAGAAGCTAAGAATGTTATGGTTAATATCTATGATAAAAATCGCCAGTTAATTGGAAAGGTTGAAGCAGAAAATCTTGGAAGAGGACAACACACTCTTGCTTGGAATGGCCGTCAACTTGATAATACAAGAGCTGCAAAAGGTGATTACACACTTGAAGTTTGGGCCTTTGATAAGGACATGAATAAATTTAAGGGTGAAACAAAATCGACAGGTGTTGTTAATGGTGTTGATTTTGAAAATGGAGAGACAATTTTCACATTAGAAAATGGAAAAAAAGTTTTCTTACGTGATGTTGATAGCTTCAAACTAGCTTCTAATACAGGTTCAGAAGTGAACGATAAAAATATTGCCGCATTGCAAAAGAGGGCGGCACAAAACTATAATAATATTAACAATTCCGCTAACCAATAA
- a CDS encoding TIGR02530 family flagellar biosynthesis protein has protein sequence MGTKDISNFHIPNVSQIPGSKKVDLRNRLGNVGGNEAAQSEFKNLLNEQISNEKINKAHQLDQLAQTQREHGIQLSTHAAKRLQERNIDIDSNEFFKLKDAFQKLQSKGGKDSLVITDKAAYIVDVPAKKVVTAIDKGSIESNVFTKIDSTVLV, from the coding sequence ATGGGAACTAAAGATATTTCAAATTTTCATATTCCAAATGTAAGCCAGATTCCTGGTTCGAAGAAAGTTGATCTTCGTAACCGTCTTGGTAATGTTGGTGGAAACGAAGCTGCTCAATCAGAATTTAAAAACCTTTTAAATGAGCAGATCTCAAATGAGAAGATCAATAAAGCGCATCAGTTAGATCAGTTAGCGCAAACTCAAAGAGAACACGGAATTCAACTTTCGACTCATGCAGCGAAGAGATTGCAAGAGCGAAATATTGATATTGATAGTAACGAGTTTTTTAAACTTAAGGATGCTTTTCAAAAACTTCAAAGTAAGGGTGGAAAGGATTCTTTAGTAATTACAGATAAAGCAGCCTATATCGTGGATGTACCGGCCAAGAAGGTGGTAACGGCCATTGATAAGGGAAGTATAGAGAGTAACGTATTTACAAAAATTGATTCGACTGTATTGGTTTAA
- a CDS encoding flagellar hook protein FlgE: MSILRSFNIGVSGLSASGAGMNVVSDNISNAGTHGFKASRAEFQDVLAVSLKGIEGGDQFGAGTKLAHIKPIMTQGDVARTESITDLAIQGDGFFKVKAPFGNGYSRDGSMHFNKDGELVNGDGYKVIGFKSNEDGTLTNKEGEIKLGNTTIPAQATEKVKLSMNLDSRASVKQFDPNNPEETSNFSSSMTVYDNVGTARLITVYYNKTADNNWTYRAMVDGADAQGGEAGTMVEMAQGQLIFNDKGQLQEEVESSNAFNFNKGAQQGQKIEFSWGESISEGGDGTDASTQYGSGSAVARHTQDGASAATLGSLSFNDDGILTAVYDNGETRDIAQIAIAKFDNNEGLFKMGKNLFKESKNSGQPAMGKPGEAGRGQVLSKSIELSNVDIANEFVNLMTSQRNFQANAKTISTADKMMQEVFRIKG, encoded by the coding sequence ATGAGTATTTTAAGGTCATTTAACATTGGTGTATCTGGTTTAAGCGCTTCTGGAGCGGGAATGAACGTTGTTTCAGACAACATTTCAAACGCTGGGACACATGGTTTTAAAGCTTCTAGAGCTGAATTTCAAGATGTACTTGCAGTCTCTCTAAAAGGGATCGAAGGTGGAGATCAGTTCGGTGCTGGTACAAAGCTAGCTCACATTAAGCCAATCATGACTCAAGGTGATGTTGCAAGAACTGAATCGATCACTGACCTTGCTATTCAAGGTGATGGTTTCTTCAAGGTAAAAGCTCCATTCGGAAATGGATACTCTAGAGATGGTTCAATGCACTTTAACAAAGACGGTGAGCTTGTTAACGGTGATGGATATAAAGTAATTGGTTTCAAATCAAATGAAGATGGAACACTTACAAATAAAGAAGGTGAGATTAAGTTAGGAAACACAACGATTCCAGCTCAAGCAACGGAAAAAGTTAAGCTTTCTATGAACTTAGACTCAAGAGCTTCTGTTAAGCAATTTGATCCAAATAATCCAGAAGAAACTTCAAACTTTTCTTCTTCAATGACTGTATACGATAACGTAGGTACAGCTAGATTAATTACTGTTTATTATAATAAGACTGCTGATAATAACTGGACTTACCGTGCAATGGTTGACGGTGCTGATGCTCAAGGTGGTGAAGCAGGAACTATGGTTGAAATGGCACAAGGTCAACTTATCTTCAACGACAAAGGTCAGCTTCAAGAAGAAGTAGAGTCTTCAAATGCTTTCAACTTCAATAAAGGTGCACAACAAGGTCAAAAAATTGAATTCTCATGGGGTGAATCAATCTCTGAAGGTGGAGATGGTACTGATGCTTCAACTCAGTATGGTTCAGGGTCTGCAGTTGCTAGACACACTCAAGATGGTGCATCAGCTGCTACTCTTGGATCTCTATCGTTCAACGATGATGGTATCCTTACTGCAGTTTATGACAATGGTGAAACAAGAGATATCGCTCAAATCGCTATTGCAAAATTTGATAATAACGAAGGTCTTTTCAAAATGGGGAAAAACCTTTTTAAAGAATCTAAAAACTCTGGTCAACCAGCAATGGGGAAACCAGGTGAAGCAGGACGTGGACAAGTTCTTTCAAAGTCGATCGAACTTTCAAACGTTGATATTGCAAATGAGTTCGTTAACCTAATGACGTCTCAAAGAAACTTCCAAGCTAATGCTAAGACGATCTCTACAGCAGATAAAATGATGCAAGAGGTCTTCAGAATCAAGGGTTAA
- the aspA gene encoding aspartate ammonia-lyase, whose protein sequence is MKTRIEEDLLGQLEIDNEMLYGIHTQRALNNFQISNAKIGDYPNFVKGMVLTKKAAAAANKEIGTMEDDKCDMIISACDEILANLDDYLKYFPSDVFQGGAGTSVNMNTNEVIANVALEMNGHKRGDYSVLNPNDHVNKSQSTNDAYPTGFRVAVFFYMTKVIERIQELSDSFEKKGVEFEKVLKMGRTQLQDAVPMSLGDEFHSWAVNLREEVRSLSRCRDLVLEVNLGATAIGTGLNAHDRYSDLAIGFLSKFTEESFVKSENLIEATSDCGAYVMISGSLKRTAVKLSKICNDLRLLSSGPRCGFNEINLPELQAGSSIMPAKVNPVIPEVVNQVCFKVIGNDMTITMAAEAGQLQLNVMEPVIAQSLFESVDLLSHAATTLKEKCVEGITANEEHTTNMVLNSVGIITYLNPFIGHHMGDVIGKEAVKTGKSIRELVLEKKLLSEEELDEILSVENLIKPKYRAKLFK, encoded by the coding sequence ATGAAGACAAGAATTGAAGAAGATTTACTCGGACAATTAGAAATAGATAATGAAATGCTTTATGGAATCCATACGCAAAGGGCCCTAAATAATTTTCAAATATCAAATGCAAAAATTGGAGACTACCCTAATTTTGTTAAGGGGATGGTTCTTACTAAAAAGGCAGCAGCAGCTGCTAATAAAGAAATTGGTACAATGGAAGATGATAAGTGCGATATGATTATTAGCGCTTGTGATGAAATCCTAGCAAACCTTGATGATTACTTAAAATACTTTCCATCAGATGTCTTTCAAGGCGGAGCTGGTACTTCGGTAAATATGAATACTAACGAGGTTATTGCTAACGTTGCTCTTGAAATGAATGGACATAAACGTGGCGATTATAGTGTCTTAAATCCAAACGATCACGTAAATAAATCTCAATCAACAAACGATGCTTATCCAACTGGTTTTCGTGTCGCAGTTTTCTTTTATATGACTAAAGTAATTGAGCGAATTCAAGAGCTATCAGATAGTTTTGAAAAGAAGGGCGTTGAGTTTGAAAAAGTTTTAAAAATGGGGAGAACACAATTACAGGATGCTGTTCCTATGTCATTAGGAGATGAGTTTCACTCATGGGCAGTTAATCTTCGTGAAGAAGTGCGCTCTCTTTCTCGTTGTCGTGACCTTGTTTTAGAAGTTAACTTAGGTGCGACAGCAATTGGAACAGGACTAAATGCTCACGATCGTTATTCTGATCTTGCCATCGGTTTTCTTTCAAAATTTACAGAAGAAAGTTTTGTAAAATCGGAAAACTTAATTGAGGCAACATCAGATTGTGGTGCTTATGTCATGATCTCTGGGTCTTTAAAAAGAACAGCGGTTAAACTTTCAAAGATTTGTAATGATCTAAGACTTCTTTCTTCAGGTCCACGTTGTGGGTTTAATGAAATCAATCTTCCTGAGCTCCAGGCCGGATCATCTATTATGCCAGCAAAGGTAAACCCAGTTATTCCAGAAGTTGTAAATCAGGTTTGTTTCAAAGTTATTGGAAATGATATGACTATTACAATGGCCGCTGAAGCAGGACAACTGCAACTTAATGTAATGGAGCCAGTTATTGCTCAATCTCTATTTGAATCAGTTGATCTTCTTAGTCATGCGGCAACAACTTTAAAAGAGAAGTGCGTTGAAGGGATTACAGCTAATGAAGAGCATACGACAAATATGGTTTTAAACTCAGTTGGAATCATTACATATTTAAATCCATTTATTGGCCACCACATGGGTGACGTTATTGGAAAAGAGGCCGTAAAGACGGGGAAATCAATTCGAGAATTAGTTCTTGAGAAGAAGTTACTTTCTGAAGAAGAATTAGATGAGATTCTTTCAGTTGAAAATTTAATTAAGCCTAAGTACAGAGCAAAATTATTCAAATAA
- a CDS encoding thiolase family protein, which yields MSVYILSGARTPSGSFLSSLAEVGATRLGATAIEAAVEKAGIAKDKVDEVFMGNVVQAGVGQAPARQAAIFAGLSEATPCTTINKVCGSGMKTIISGAQSIMTGDNQVVVAGGMENMSQAPHLLMNSRTGVAKFGAAEVKDAMQWDGLWDVYSDQAMGNCAEECTEKYNLTREAQDAYSIESFKRAQAAIEAGIFKDEIAPVTIKGRKGDVVVSEDEGPFKAKFDKIPGLRPAFKKDGTITAANASTINDGAAAVVLAGEEYKDQAEFKIVGWASHAQAPTWFTTAPIEAMKKNLEKTGLKLSDIDVFEINEAFAAVPMAAMAEMGIDHAKLNIYGSGVSLGHPIGTSGTRIVVTLMTAMKNQNAKYGLASICIGGGEALSLILEKIK from the coding sequence ATGAGTGTTTATATTCTTTCTGGTGCTAGAACACCAAGTGGAAGTTTCTTAAGCTCACTTGCAGAAGTTGGAGCAACTCGCTTAGGTGCAACGGCAATTGAAGCTGCAGTTGAAAAAGCGGGAATCGCAAAAGATAAGGTTGATGAAGTATTTATGGGGAACGTTGTTCAGGCAGGTGTTGGACAAGCTCCAGCTCGTCAGGCCGCAATCTTTGCAGGTCTAAGCGAAGCGACTCCATGTACAACAATTAACAAAGTTTGTGGATCGGGGATGAAGACAATTATCTCTGGTGCTCAGTCAATTATGACAGGTGACAATCAAGTTGTTGTTGCTGGTGGTATGGAAAATATGTCACAAGCTCCTCACTTGCTTATGAACTCTAGAACTGGTGTTGCAAAATTTGGTGCAGCAGAAGTTAAAGATGCTATGCAATGGGATGGACTTTGGGATGTTTATTCTGACCAAGCAATGGGAAATTGTGCAGAAGAGTGTACTGAAAAATATAACCTAACAAGAGAAGCACAAGATGCTTATTCAATTGAGTCTTTTAAAAGAGCTCAAGCTGCAATCGAAGCTGGGATTTTTAAAGATGAAATCGCTCCAGTAACAATCAAAGGTCGCAAAGGTGACGTTGTTGTTTCTGAAGACGAAGGACCATTCAAGGCTAAGTTTGATAAGATTCCTGGTCTAAGACCAGCTTTCAAAAAAGATGGAACAATTACTGCTGCTAACGCATCAACTATTAATGATGGTGCTGCTGCTGTTGTTCTTGCAGGTGAAGAATATAAAGACCAAGCAGAATTTAAAATCGTTGGTTGGGCATCTCACGCTCAAGCGCCAACTTGGTTTACAACTGCTCCAATTGAAGCAATGAAGAAGAACCTTGAGAAAACTGGACTAAAACTTTCAGATATTGATGTTTTTGAAATCAATGAAGCTTTCGCAGCTGTTCCAATGGCAGCGATGGCAGAAATGGGAATTGATCACGCAAAACTTAATATCTATGGTTCTGGTGTATCACTTGGTCACCCAATTGGAACTTCTGGTACTCGTATTGTGGTAACACTTATGACTGCTATGAAAAACCAAAATGCAAAGTACGGTTTGGCCTCTATTTGCATCGGTGGCGGTGAGGCGTTATCATTGATATTAGAAAAAATTAAATAA
- a CDS encoding Crp/Fnr family transcriptional regulator, whose amino-acid sequence MAQAQTQKQHKSGIVRFKAGEVLFNQNDPADSLYIIQKGQIRLYIPKGQGFVEIAILRAGEVIGEMAYFDDKGSRRSCSAAAIVPTDVVRVTFSAFDKTMQGLNPWFKTIVNTLAERLRKTNDRVKALETNSVGFGKDGKVGEYVFFHTTDVLRILAGIYLSSKVHAQKGEDGAHRIHISSIRYYLFDIFGVSEIKFEEMIELLKREGLIVMEDDKDGQPKLVKIPNLENLRSIVAFVNAEKIKTDDKKIKTTKKCNLILSRMKNQLLAKGITKGKSSADLSAVIAELKEGEAIVNAEDIRPAILAGIVEDIFVDDKGNMTNVVDMDKLIKILPGLIFQVAWQRLNEEKAGNSY is encoded by the coding sequence ATGGCCCAAGCTCAAACACAAAAACAACACAAATCTGGTATCGTTCGATTCAAAGCAGGTGAAGTTCTTTTCAACCAAAACGATCCAGCGGATTCTCTTTATATTATTCAAAAAGGACAGATAAGACTCTATATTCCAAAAGGACAGGGCTTTGTTGAAATTGCAATCCTTCGTGCTGGTGAAGTTATTGGTGAGATGGCCTATTTTGATGATAAGGGATCAAGAAGAAGTTGTTCTGCTGCTGCCATTGTTCCTACAGATGTTGTTCGCGTTACATTTTCTGCATTCGATAAAACAATGCAGGGTCTTAATCCATGGTTTAAAACAATCGTTAACACTCTTGCTGAACGTTTGAGAAAGACGAATGATCGTGTAAAGGCACTTGAGACCAATTCTGTTGGTTTCGGTAAAGATGGTAAAGTTGGCGAGTATGTCTTCTTTCACACAACAGATGTCCTAAGAATTCTTGCAGGGATTTATCTATCATCAAAAGTACACGCACAAAAAGGTGAGGATGGTGCACACCGTATTCATATTAGCTCAATTCGTTATTACCTATTCGATATCTTTGGTGTTTCTGAAATTAAGTTTGAAGAGATGATTGAACTTTTAAAAAGAGAAGGTTTAATTGTTATGGAAGACGATAAGGACGGACAACCAAAACTTGTAAAAATACCTAATCTTGAAAATCTTCGAAGTATTGTAGCTTTTGTTAATGCTGAAAAAATAAAAACAGATGATAAGAAAATAAAAACAACGAAGAAGTGCAATCTAATTCTTTCTCGTATGAAGAATCAACTTCTTGCAAAAGGTATTACTAAAGGAAAGTCTTCTGCCGATTTATCTGCAGTTATTGCTGAGCTTAAGGAAGGTGAAGCGATTGTTAACGCTGAAGATATTCGTCCTGCAATATTAGCGGGAATTGTGGAAGATATTTTCGTGGATGACAAAGGTAATATGACTAATGTTGTTGATATGGATAAATTGATTAAAATTTTACCGGGCCTAATCTTTCAAGTTGCTTGGCAACGTTTAAATGAAGAAAAGGCCGGTAATAGTTATTAG
- a CDS encoding GYF domain-containing protein, with translation MAQWYYVEKGERVGPVELEEVEVLFGKGKLTPDSYVWTKGFDNWKLISEATELGHLLNKRVMDELPPELDMPPVIDDQHVVLYSWDDIKDDEKIITIKIGLDRGMEEVEYGPFSVIDLQKAYQQNRINEKTLAYIPGENEWVFLAETPIAKKVMGTVPPLITDDERRLNQRKPFVARMFFHDSQQVFEGVCRDISIGGMQVLVSNFPFNVGDEVTLNVHPENTDYHFIASGLVVRHLNENQGFALRFVNLSDEAESSIKSYIG, from the coding sequence ATGGCACAATGGTATTACGTTGAAAAAGGTGAAAGAGTAGGACCTGTTGAATTGGAAGAGGTTGAAGTCCTATTTGGAAAAGGAAAGCTTACACCTGATAGCTATGTTTGGACTAAAGGATTTGATAATTGGAAACTTATTTCAGAAGCAACTGAGCTAGGACACTTATTAAATAAGCGTGTAATGGATGAACTTCCTCCAGAGCTCGATATGCCTCCTGTCATTGATGATCAGCACGTCGTTCTTTATTCATGGGATGATATCAAAGATGATGAAAAAATAATTACGATTAAAATTGGTCTTGATCGAGGAATGGAAGAAGTTGAGTATGGGCCGTTTAGTGTAATTGATTTACAAAAGGCTTATCAGCAAAATCGTATTAATGAAAAAACTCTTGCCTATATTCCTGGTGAAAACGAATGGGTTTTCTTAGCAGAAACACCAATTGCTAAGAAGGTAATGGGGACTGTTCCTCCATTAATTACAGATGATGAAAGAAGATTAAATCAAAGAAAGCCATTTGTTGCTCGTATGTTCTTTCATGATTCTCAACAGGTATTTGAAGGAGTTTGTCGCGATATCTCAATCGGTGGTATGCAAGTTCTCGTTTCGAATTTTCCATTTAATGTAGGTGATGAGGTCACATTAAATGTTCACCCTGAAAATACTGATTACCACTTTATTGCCTCGGGCCTAGTAGTAAGACATCTTAATGAGAACCAAGGTTTTGCTCTCCGATTTGTTAATCTCTCAGACGAAGCTGAAAGCTCGATTAAAAGCTATATCGGTTAA